A genome region from Leptodactylus fuscus isolate aLepFus1 chromosome 6, aLepFus1.hap2, whole genome shotgun sequence includes the following:
- the LOC142209210 gene encoding formyl peptide receptor 2-like, whose protein sequence is MPKTDLDYDYYDNNTFSKEYDYTSEEDQVFFRKVSFTFYGTIFILGIIGNGLVIWIAGFRMKKTISAVWFLHLAIADFLCCASLPLRMAQWANIYSQMTTSAIFCMSIIILFTINMSASVLLLTGMSIDRCVSVMWPFWAKVHRTRRLVRITAGGIWGLSLLLTGLLIYIYIFKFYDINEWCTYYFIINIHTNLKHTSQLIRLLMMFVIPFLIILTSYVMIFLKVRSSKRPQRSQRPYRIIIAVILCFFICWSPYYIWPLIPSYYKLDFIVIKTMYTIIIILSSLNSCINPIIYVFMGQDFRQGFFSSIPARLERALSDHPDDSSREQDSHEHTRTTDV, encoded by the exons ATGCCGAAGACAGATCTGGATTACGATTACTATGATAACAATACTTTCTCTAAGGAGTATGATTACAC GTCTGAAGAAGATCAAGTCTTTTTCCGGAAAGTGTCCTTTACCTTTTACGGCACCATTTTCATCCTTGGGATTATCGGTAATGGATTAGTCATCTGGATTGCCGGATTCAGGATGAAGAAGACAATCAGTGCCGTGTGGTTTCTCCACCTGGCCATAGCGGACTTCTTATGTTGTGCTTCTCTTCCACTGAGAATGGCACAATGGGCTAACATCTATTCACAGATGACTACATCAGCTATTTTTTGTATGTCAATCATTATTCTGTTCACTATAAACATGAGCGCCAGTGTTCTTCTCCTGACCGGCATGAGTATTGACCGCTGTGTATCCGTCATGTGGCCATTTTGGGCTAAAGTTCACAGGACACGTAGACTAGTGAGGATCACTGCAGGAGGCATCTGGGGGCTGAGTTTACTGCTGACTGGTTtactcatttatatatatatattcaaatttTACGATATAAACGAGTGGTGCACATACTATTTTATAATTAATATTCATACTAATCTGAAACACACCAGTCAGCTGATCAGATTACTTATGATGTTTGTGATCCCTTTTCTCATCATCTTGACCAGTTATGTGATGATTTTCCTCAAGGTTAGAAGTAGTAAGAGACCCCAGAGATCTCAGAGACCCTACAGAATCATCATCGCTGTTATATTGTGTTTCTTCATCTGCTGGTCTCCATATTATATCTGGCCACTAATACCCAGTTATTATAAGTTAGACTTCATTGTAATCAAAACAATGTACACTATTATTATCATCTTGTCTTCCCTTAACAGTTGTATCAATCCAATCATTTATGTTTTTATGGGCCAAGATTTCAGACAAGGTTTCTTCAGCTCTATCCCCGCCAGGCTTGAGAGAGCATTGAGTGATCATCCCGATGACTCGAGTAGAGAACAAGACAGTCATGAACATACTCGCACTACAGATGTTTAA